The following are encoded in a window of Sutcliffiella horikoshii genomic DNA:
- a CDS encoding genetic competence negative regulator translates to MRLERLNYNKIKIFLTFDDLEDRGLTKEDLWKDSQKVHQLFRDMIDEASAELGFEVSGSLNVEVYALQAQGMVVIVTSTDHEEIEEEFNDDYIEMQVTVDECQELFYVFQSFDHLIDLAKRLQSLNINGGTIYSHDHMFYLLLMEEDVDANMDIDTLIALLSEYGTPSTMTTHRIEEYGKLIMKQSAMKQINSYFN, encoded by the coding sequence ATGCGGCTGGAACGTTTAAACTACAACAAGATAAAGATATTCCTCACATTTGATGACTTGGAAGATCGCGGGTTAACAAAAGAGGATTTATGGAAAGATTCGCAAAAGGTTCATCAGCTGTTTCGTGACATGATTGATGAAGCTAGTGCGGAGCTGGGTTTTGAAGTGAGTGGATCATTGAATGTGGAAGTATATGCCCTTCAAGCTCAGGGTATGGTGGTAATTGTAACATCAACAGACCACGAGGAAATAGAAGAAGAGTTCAATGATGATTATATAGAGATGCAAGTGACAGTAGATGAATGCCAAGAACTGTTTTATGTATTTCAATCTTTCGACCACTTAATCGATTTAGCCAAAAGGCTTCAAAGCCTCAATATAAATGGCGGTACCATTTATTCGCATGATCATATGTTCTATCTTCTCCTGATGGAAGAAGATGTGGATGCAAACATGGATATCGACACCTTAATTGCACTATTATCTGAATACGGCACACCATCGACCATGACGACGCACCGAATAGAAGAATATGGAAAATTGATTATGAAACAATCCGCTATGAAGCAAATAAATTCTTATTTTAATTAG
- a CDS encoding MerR family transcriptional regulator, whose protein sequence is MANNEGKYNIKAASKMLGIQPGTLRAWERRYQIIAPVRNESGHRLYTEEHIKILKWLIQRVNKGFTISQAVSLLEKNNQALLESDSTQHTDQEDLSTDLLNQLLEALLEFNEGQAHELMDKIFSLYSVEKVLIDILGTLLVKVGDMWENHEISSAHEHFASAFLRSRIGMILHGLPVNGFLPKTVSVCGPGEWHELGLLIYTLFVRRKGFETIYLGTSIADEDIHIVLKEVQPKFLFLSCTLSINLPKTLEMVTALKEQYPDLLIGLGGTAVDKMPEIKKHKYADHLIGNSMKEWEDWLRVRMN, encoded by the coding sequence ATGGCAAATAATGAAGGTAAATACAATATTAAGGCAGCATCCAAAATGCTGGGTATCCAACCGGGTACATTAAGGGCTTGGGAAAGAAGATATCAGATCATCGCTCCCGTAAGGAATGAGTCCGGGCACCGATTATACACGGAAGAGCATATCAAAATACTGAAGTGGCTAATACAGAGGGTAAATAAAGGCTTCACCATCAGTCAAGCTGTTTCACTTCTTGAAAAAAACAATCAGGCTCTTTTGGAATCAGATTCTACACAACATACAGATCAAGAAGATTTATCTACTGATTTGCTAAACCAATTACTAGAAGCTCTATTGGAGTTCAATGAAGGTCAAGCTCATGAATTAATGGATAAAATATTCAGTTTATATTCTGTAGAAAAAGTGTTAATAGATATTTTGGGGACGCTATTAGTGAAGGTTGGTGACATGTGGGAAAATCATGAAATATCAAGTGCACATGAACACTTTGCGTCTGCATTTTTGCGTTCTAGAATAGGAATGATTCTTCATGGATTACCAGTGAATGGATTTTTACCTAAAACCGTGTCAGTATGCGGACCTGGTGAATGGCATGAACTGGGATTATTGATATATACACTGTTTGTGCGTAGAAAAGGCTTTGAAACCATATACTTAGGAACAAGTATTGCCGATGAAGATATTCATATTGTTTTAAAAGAAGTACAGCCGAAATTTTTATTCCTGTCATGTACATTGTCCATCAACCTGCCAAAAACATTAGAAATGGTGACAGCGCTTAAAGAACAATATCCGGACCTCTTGATTGGGTTGGGAGGTACCGCAGTGGATAAAATGCCAGAAATTAAAAAACACAAATACGCTGATCACCTTATCGGAAACTCAATGAAAGAATGGGAAGATTGGCTAAGGGTCAGAATGAACTGA
- a CDS encoding metallophosphoesterase, whose protein sequence is MIWIILGVVALFGVSLLFYMYKQAMQENIIEQTLAFPDFPQSFGKIRIFFISDIHKRKISAEFINKINNIDLVIIGGDLTEKKVPLSQVSENIEQLKELGIVFFVWGNNDYEVDYHELDSLLLQQGVKILDNTSYLFESELGDRLELVGVDDLVHERDDLATALEETESDSFKILVSHEPEIVEKFADGENISLVLSGHTHGGQIRIFGFGPHEKGRLTQLPHTTQLISNGFGTSLVPLRLGAPPETHILTVTTRAEA, encoded by the coding sequence ATGATATGGATCATACTTGGAGTGGTGGCTCTTTTTGGAGTATCACTTCTTTTCTATATGTATAAGCAAGCAATGCAAGAGAATATTATAGAGCAAACTCTTGCATTTCCAGATTTTCCGCAAAGCTTTGGTAAAATAAGAATCTTCTTTATTTCAGATATACATAAACGGAAAATCAGTGCTGAGTTCATTAATAAAATAAACAACATAGATTTGGTGATTATTGGTGGGGACTTAACAGAAAAGAAAGTGCCTCTATCACAAGTTTCTGAAAATATTGAACAACTAAAGGAACTGGGCATTGTTTTTTTCGTATGGGGAAATAATGACTATGAAGTAGATTATCACGAATTAGACTCCCTGCTTCTTCAACAAGGAGTGAAAATATTAGATAACACCAGCTATTTGTTCGAAAGTGAACTTGGTGACCGACTGGAATTAGTTGGGGTGGACGACCTGGTCCATGAACGGGACGATCTTGCCACCGCTCTAGAAGAAACGGAGAGCGACAGTTTTAAGATCTTGGTCAGTCATGAACCTGAAATTGTTGAGAAGTTTGCAGATGGAGAAAATATCAGCCTTGTCTTAAGCGGGCATACGCACGGGGGGCAAATTAGAATTTTTGGTTTCGGTCCTCATGAAAAAGGAAGACTGACTCAATTGCCTCATACAACACAGTTAATCAGTAATGGATTTGGGACTTCTTTAGTGCCGCTTAGGCTTGGTGCCCCGCCTGAAACACATATTTTGACTGTTACTACACGAGCGGAGGCCTGA
- a CDS encoding DUF2663 family protein, producing MEHAIKTLNHHTDEATKQTLQLLVDKKRKQDTFKKREWRWRMSCCITLGLFLMYIYFFIFKQSASYSASISYFFDRSIHFWIVMFIGYQIGMIKYLLYKKDKAEKEYHDLRKEMVKRSDDYWPKPADWKQRHQVFDLMKKEFDINLYHETK from the coding sequence GTGGAACATGCAATAAAGACGCTCAACCATCATACAGACGAAGCAACAAAACAAACACTACAACTCTTAGTAGACAAAAAACGAAAACAAGATACATTTAAAAAGAGGGAATGGAGATGGAGAATGTCCTGTTGCATTACTCTAGGTTTATTTTTAATGTACATTTACTTCTTTATTTTCAAGCAATCCGCTTCTTATTCAGCAAGCATTTCCTACTTTTTTGATCGCTCCATTCATTTTTGGATTGTCATGTTTATTGGCTATCAGATTGGGATGATTAAGTACTTGCTATATAAAAAAGATAAGGCAGAAAAAGAGTACCATGACCTCAGAAAGGAAATGGTAAAACGAAGTGATGACTATTGGCCAAAGCCTGCAGACTGGAAGCAACGACACCAAGTATTTGATCTTATGAAAAAAGAGTTTGATATCAATTTATATCATGAGACAAAGTGA
- a CDS encoding LysM peptidoglycan-binding domain-containing protein: MENNKGLDQADGLREEVQKESNKLPSRSELHAQKRSKKTKWKVNFPFVRLIGVLFLLIPISIMAIHFNNQETNFLDKMFTPAVKNVEQISIPTNVSASTVDNVEENDEETPVEAEQVSTKDEEAKEVVDQENEADGPGKNAEKTESKSTSEQNDSAPASQPETEEKDVAEEEVEEESSNVTYVEHIVQESETLYRISMKYFSSREGESIISDHNNLVNGQVNVGQKLLIPINR; encoded by the coding sequence ATGGAGAACAATAAAGGGTTAGATCAAGCAGACGGGTTACGGGAAGAAGTACAAAAAGAATCAAACAAACTCCCATCCAGAAGTGAGCTTCACGCACAAAAAAGAAGTAAAAAAACAAAATGGAAAGTGAACTTTCCGTTCGTCAGGCTGATAGGCGTATTATTTTTGTTAATTCCTATCAGTATTATGGCTATTCATTTTAATAATCAGGAGACAAATTTCTTAGATAAGATGTTTACGCCAGCAGTTAAGAACGTAGAGCAAATCTCTATTCCTACCAATGTTTCGGCAAGTACAGTAGACAACGTTGAAGAGAATGACGAGGAAACGCCTGTTGAAGCGGAACAGGTGTCTACCAAGGATGAAGAAGCTAAAGAGGTTGTAGACCAAGAGAATGAAGCAGATGGTCCAGGTAAAAATGCAGAGAAGACAGAAAGCAAAAGTACTTCTGAACAAAATGATTCAGCTCCTGCATCACAACCGGAAACCGAAGAAAAGGACGTTGCGGAAGAGGAAGTGGAAGAAGAATCATCCAATGTGACATATGTAGAGCATATTGTCCAAGAAAGTGAAACACTCTACCGAATATCCATGAAATACTTCAGCAGCAGAGAAGGAGAAAGTATCATCAGTGATCACAATAACCTTGTGAACGGCCAAGTAAACGTCGGGCAAAAGCTTCTCATTCCGATTAATAGATAA
- a CDS encoding CPBP family intramembrane glutamic endopeptidase: MKNRQAEIIKHMNPRELLYHLYLSQIAFFVIGLVLAYFLFNSLESIKQIFAWQPVNIFVIGTSVALIVVGADLLLMKLVPKSLLDDGGINEKMFQTRSFPHIILLAFIISFAEEFLFRGVIQTHFGIWVASILFAALHIRYLHKWVLFISVVIISFILGYTYEVTGSLWVTIWAHFLIDMLLACKIRADYLKNNNKWKTGVVRDGEQ; encoded by the coding sequence TTGAAAAACAGACAAGCAGAAATCATTAAACATATGAACCCTAGAGAGCTTTTATATCATCTCTATCTTTCTCAAATTGCATTTTTTGTTATCGGACTAGTACTGGCCTATTTTTTGTTTAACAGTTTGGAATCCATTAAACAAATATTTGCATGGCAGCCAGTAAACATTTTTGTCATTGGAACAAGCGTCGCACTAATTGTGGTAGGCGCAGATCTTTTACTCATGAAATTGGTGCCTAAAAGCCTTTTAGATGATGGCGGTATTAATGAGAAAATGTTTCAGACAAGGTCCTTCCCGCACATCATTCTTTTAGCATTCATAATATCCTTTGCAGAAGAGTTCCTTTTTAGAGGAGTGATTCAAACTCATTTTGGGATATGGGTTGCCAGTATTTTGTTTGCAGCTCTTCATATCAGGTATTTGCACAAATGGGTATTGTTCATCTCGGTCGTAATTATCAGCTTTATTTTAGGATACACCTATGAAGTCACAGGCAGTCTATGGGTTACCATTTGGGCCCATTTCCTGATTGATATGTTGCTTGCTTGCAAAATTAGAGCAGACTATTTGAAAAATAATAACAAGTGGAAGACGGGAGTGGTAAGAGATGGAGAACAATAA
- a CDS encoding RecQ family ATP-dependent DNA helicase translates to MNLDTLLEVKTGFSSFRPGQKEIIQDVLSKKDVIALLPTGGGKSLCYQLPGYALGGTVVIVSPLLSLMEDQVQQLRSSGEKSVVALNSFLTFSEKEKLLSVDLNSYKFLFISPEMLQVDKWIKKLQTVRIDLFVVDEAHCVSQWGHDFRTDYLKLGTVNKILGEPPTLALTATATKAVIQDIQAFLGMSEPVFHINSLDRPNIALKVEEVVNNQEKRERLLELITDLQPPGIIYFSSRTKTEELYEYLTENGINKVAYYHAGLSQEQRILIQQQFLMDQVDLICCTSAFGMGINKSNVRYVLHYHQPTQMESFVQEIGRAGRGGNQSIAILLKSKEDAMLPEFIIGNELPDQEWVSYILQNLVNEYGEIESISKKQMKEWVEQYPEQESYWRYLFFQLNEFLHKHGKLNIASLQPCIEEIQSRIDKRTTMKRSKLKEFNNWTTTALCRRKELLHYFDEEMSTPIQQCCDNCGLNMDSYSREIKFTSKSDVDQQPVTWEKVLKKIFWQEDEN, encoded by the coding sequence ATGAACCTAGACACTCTGCTGGAAGTTAAAACCGGCTTTTCTTCTTTTAGACCGGGTCAAAAAGAAATTATCCAGGATGTCCTAAGCAAAAAAGATGTCATCGCGTTACTTCCTACAGGAGGGGGTAAATCTCTATGTTATCAACTTCCAGGTTACGCTCTTGGGGGCACCGTCGTCATCGTTTCCCCATTATTATCCCTAATGGAAGACCAGGTACAGCAACTTAGGTCAAGTGGAGAAAAAAGTGTCGTCGCGTTAAACTCATTTTTGACCTTCTCAGAAAAAGAAAAGCTGTTATCCGTTGACTTGAATTCTTATAAATTCCTTTTTATCTCACCAGAAATGCTTCAGGTAGATAAATGGATCAAGAAACTCCAAACAGTTCGTATTGATTTGTTTGTAGTAGATGAAGCACATTGTGTTTCTCAATGGGGGCATGACTTTCGGACGGATTATCTGAAATTGGGAACGGTAAATAAAATCCTTGGAGAACCGCCCACATTGGCCTTGACTGCAACTGCAACAAAAGCCGTCATACAAGATATTCAAGCATTTTTAGGCATGTCAGAACCTGTTTTTCACATCAATTCATTGGACAGACCTAACATAGCATTAAAAGTGGAAGAAGTAGTCAATAACCAAGAAAAAAGGGAACGGTTACTTGAATTGATAACCGACTTGCAACCTCCAGGCATCATCTATTTTTCGAGCAGAACAAAGACGGAAGAACTTTATGAATACCTAACGGAAAATGGAATAAACAAGGTCGCATATTATCATGCCGGATTATCACAAGAGCAACGAATTTTAATTCAACAACAGTTTTTGATGGATCAGGTTGACCTAATCTGTTGTACAAGCGCTTTTGGGATGGGTATAAATAAAAGTAATGTACGGTATGTTCTTCACTACCACCAGCCAACTCAAATGGAGTCTTTTGTGCAGGAAATTGGACGTGCAGGAAGAGGGGGAAACCAAAGTATTGCAATCTTGCTCAAAAGTAAGGAAGATGCGATGCTGCCAGAGTTCATAATAGGCAATGAATTGCCTGACCAAGAGTGGGTATCTTATATCCTTCAAAACCTGGTCAATGAATACGGTGAAATAGAATCCATATCAAAAAAACAAATGAAAGAATGGGTAGAACAATATCCAGAGCAGGAGTCCTATTGGAGGTATCTCTTTTTTCAACTAAACGAGTTCTTACACAAACACGGGAAACTGAATATCGCCTCTCTTCAACCATGCATAGAAGAGATACAAAGCAGAATTGACAAACGAACTACCATGAAACGTTCGAAGCTTAAGGAGTTTAATAATTGGACTACCACAGCTCTTTGCAGGAGAAAAGAGTTGCTGCATTATTTTGATGAAGAGATGTCCACTCCTATACAGCAATGTTGCGATAACTGTGGATTGAATATGGACAGTTATAGTCGGGAAATAAAATTCACTTCAAAAAGTGATGTAGACCAGCAACCTGTAACCTGGGAGAAGGTTTTGAAAAAAATATTTTGGCAGGAAGATGAGAATTGA
- a CDS encoding helix-turn-helix domain-containing protein: MKSFEYLCLKCLDSFRGERSNSAIYHLFRGKKSSQTIQDANIFSLVNVYGLFPDLNRNFLQQTIHFLQAEQLIREVHSEHYKVTDKGKKQLSDGEKLYYLAPYLNGYAYKDKSLTFWKRYSLLVQTMSNLAGKESTFIPIQYDESIQRWVKNYLLSQNGSSKKQLLNDLFKETNSLLTQLPTNQATVFALKLSGYRHTGNTDEQIAKSLKKDSAWIHVEFQSALHFLIQSLEEKGAASIYNSLFIICRDLLERPLLTETTQKSLKLLHQGLSLPEIANIRRLKESTIEDHVVEIAMQIREFSLIPYVKEEDIAAIQAVIHDLQTHQLRRIKEQLNNHDISYFQIRLVLTRMGDSDEPRHSAGS; this comes from the coding sequence ATGAAATCATTCGAATATTTGTGTCTGAAATGCCTTGATTCATTTAGAGGAGAACGGAGCAATTCAGCGATATACCATTTATTTAGAGGAAAGAAATCTTCGCAAACTATACAGGATGCCAATATCTTCTCATTGGTTAATGTATATGGACTTTTTCCCGATCTAAACAGAAACTTTCTTCAACAAACCATACATTTTTTACAGGCGGAACAACTTATTCGTGAAGTACATAGCGAGCATTACAAAGTTACAGACAAAGGTAAAAAGCAGTTGTCAGATGGCGAAAAACTTTATTATTTAGCTCCTTATTTAAATGGATATGCATACAAAGATAAAAGTTTGACTTTTTGGAAGAGATATTCTCTGCTTGTTCAAACTATGTCTAATTTGGCAGGGAAAGAAAGTACATTTATCCCTATACAGTATGACGAATCTATCCAAAGGTGGGTAAAAAATTATTTATTGAGTCAAAATGGCAGTTCAAAAAAACAGTTATTAAACGATTTGTTTAAGGAAACAAACAGTTTGCTTACTCAATTACCGACTAATCAAGCGACTGTCTTTGCACTCAAACTATCTGGTTATCGACATACAGGAAATACAGATGAGCAAATAGCAAAAAGTTTAAAAAAAGACTCCGCCTGGATTCACGTGGAGTTCCAATCAGCTCTGCACTTTTTAATTCAAAGCTTAGAGGAAAAAGGCGCGGCTTCAATCTACAATAGTCTTTTTATTATTTGTCGTGATTTGCTGGAGAGACCACTGCTTACTGAAACCACACAAAAAAGTTTAAAGTTGCTTCATCAAGGACTCAGTTTACCGGAGATTGCCAATATACGGAGATTGAAGGAAAGTACCATTGAAGATCACGTTGTAGAGATTGCCATGCAGATTCGTGAATTTTCGCTAATTCCTTATGTAAAAGAGGAAGACATAGCAGCAATCCAGGCTGTTATTCATGATTTGCAAACACACCAACTTCGCAGAATTAAAGAGCAGTTAAACAATCATGATATCAGTTATTTTCAAATAAGGTTAGTACTAACAAGGATGGGGGATAGCGATGAACCTAGACACTCTGCTGGAAGTTAA
- a CDS encoding ferredoxin, which translates to MAKYTIVDKDTCIACGACGAAAPDIYDYDDEGIAFVTLDDNQGIVEIPDVLEEDMMDAFEGCPTDSIKIADEPFDGDALKFE; encoded by the coding sequence ATGGCAAAATACACGATTGTTGACAAAGATACTTGTATCGCTTGTGGAGCGTGCGGTGCTGCAGCTCCAGACATTTACGACTACGATGATGAAGGTATTGCATTCGTAACACTTGATGACAACCAAGGAATTGTAGAAATTCCTGATGTACTTGAAGAAGACATGATGGACGCGTTTGAAGGCTGTCCGACTGATTCAATTAAAATTGCTGACGAGCCATTCGATGGCGACGCATTAAAATTTGAATAG
- a CDS encoding ECF transporter S component, whose translation MNQSNRVKKMVTVGMLSGISYLLMWLSFPLPLLPPFLSVDFSDVPALLAAIIFGPVAGITVEAIKNILHYIVQGSMTGVPVGQLANFTAGVLFILPTYFIFNKIRTTKGLGLGLVAGTVSMALIMSVLNYYIFLPAFTYFLNVPSGSSAQMIEGIVKGILPFNIIKGLIVTFLFLLLYKKLAIWLDRQLEIKNV comes from the coding sequence ATGAATCAATCAAATCGCGTCAAAAAAATGGTAACAGTAGGGATGTTAAGTGGTATTTCCTATCTGCTTATGTGGCTAAGCTTTCCACTACCTTTGTTACCGCCATTTTTATCCGTGGACTTCAGTGACGTCCCGGCATTGCTTGCAGCCATTATCTTTGGGCCGGTGGCTGGTATTACAGTCGAAGCAATCAAAAATATCTTGCATTATATTGTGCAAGGAAGTATGACAGGAGTTCCTGTTGGACAGTTGGCTAATTTCACTGCAGGGGTATTATTTATACTGCCGACTTATTTCATCTTTAATAAAATTCGTACAACCAAAGGATTAGGATTAGGTTTGGTTGCGGGTACAGTATCCATGGCATTGATCATGAGTGTACTCAACTATTATATTTTCTTACCTGCATTCACATATTTCCTTAATGTCCCATCTGGGTCTTCCGCTCAAATGATTGAAGGAATTGTGAAGGGTATCCTACCTTTTAATATAATCAAAGGGTTGATTGTCACTTTCTTGTTCTTATTATTATATAAGAAGCTTGCAATTTGGCTCGATCGTCAGTTAGAAATAAAGAATGTTTAA
- the serA gene encoding phosphoglycerate dehydrogenase translates to MFHVLVADSISSEGLTPLLEAENVKVYRKDREEDNYNPEDIDALLVRSATQVDDALLSSLSNLQVVARAGVGVDNIDITAATKRGVVVINAPDGNTISTAEHTFAMISSLVRHIPQANMNVKGAQWSRKKFIGTELFGKTLGIVGFGRIGGEIAKRAKAFQMKVVVYDPFLTDTRAEKLSVISLPLDEVMKQADIITVHTPLTKETKGLFNKENIPQLKKGVYLVNCARGGIIDEEALLHHLNTGHVAGAALDVFEVEPPTNHDLVQHEHVIVTPHLGASTKEAQYNVAFQVSKDVLAYLNGQSVNTSINLPTIPKEIYKKIQPFYQLGKTLGSILSQSAKTPIEEITATYAGVITEWETSILTKSIIAGFLRNRVDTTVNEVNAATIAKERGISYGEKHQTDSYGYSNIIQVEAQGKDVNLVVRATFIEGFGARIVHMNGFDIDFAPSGHLLYVQHTDRPGVIGQLGLIFGKHETNIATMHVGRMLQGGKAIMMLSFDQPLEKVLIDEILLIPDISSAIILEL, encoded by the coding sequence ATGTTTCATGTGCTCGTTGCAGATTCTATAAGTTCAGAAGGACTGACCCCGCTCTTAGAAGCGGAAAATGTTAAAGTATATCGGAAAGATCGGGAAGAAGACAACTACAATCCAGAAGACATCGATGCACTACTCGTACGAAGTGCCACCCAGGTGGATGATGCCCTTCTCTCTTCTCTTTCCAATCTCCAAGTAGTCGCTAGGGCGGGAGTTGGCGTGGATAATATTGATATAACCGCTGCAACCAAAAGAGGCGTGGTCGTCATAAATGCACCAGACGGGAATACCATTTCCACTGCAGAACACACTTTTGCCATGATTTCTTCATTAGTCCGTCACATACCTCAAGCAAACATGAATGTGAAAGGTGCCCAATGGAGCAGAAAGAAGTTTATTGGGACAGAGCTATTCGGAAAGACCCTTGGAATCGTGGGATTTGGCCGAATTGGCGGTGAAATTGCCAAGCGTGCAAAAGCTTTCCAGATGAAAGTAGTGGTATATGATCCCTTTTTAACTGACACGCGGGCTGAGAAATTAAGTGTTATCTCCTTACCTTTAGACGAAGTGATGAAGCAGGCGGATATCATTACCGTACATACACCTCTCACGAAAGAAACAAAAGGTTTGTTCAATAAAGAAAATATCCCTCAATTAAAGAAAGGCGTTTATCTTGTTAATTGTGCACGTGGTGGAATTATTGATGAAGAAGCATTGCTCCACCATTTGAACACAGGACATGTTGCCGGTGCTGCCCTTGATGTATTTGAAGTAGAGCCACCAACCAATCATGATCTTGTACAGCATGAGCATGTAATTGTCACACCGCACCTTGGAGCATCAACAAAAGAAGCACAATACAATGTCGCTTTCCAAGTTTCAAAAGATGTGCTGGCTTATTTAAATGGCCAATCGGTAAATACCAGCATCAACTTGCCTACTATTCCAAAAGAAATTTATAAAAAGATTCAACCGTTCTATCAACTCGGAAAAACTTTGGGTTCCATTCTTTCTCAATCTGCCAAAACACCAATTGAAGAGATTACAGCAACGTATGCCGGCGTTATAACGGAGTGGGAAACATCTATTTTGACTAAAAGTATTATTGCAGGGTTTTTGCGAAATCGTGTGGATACGACTGTTAACGAAGTGAATGCTGCTACCATTGCGAAAGAACGTGGTATCAGTTATGGAGAAAAACATCAAACAGACAGTTATGGATACTCCAATATCATTCAAGTGGAAGCGCAGGGAAAAGATGTAAACTTAGTAGTAAGGGCGACATTCATTGAAGGTTTTGGCGCTAGAATTGTTCATATGAATGGATTTGACATTGACTTTGCACCTAGCGGCCATTTGCTCTATGTGCAGCATACGGATCGTCCTGGTGTCATCGGACAACTCGGGCTCATTTTTGGTAAACATGAAACAAATATTGCTACGATGCATGTGGGACGGATGCTACAGGGCGGAAAAGCAATTATGATGCTTTCTTTTGACCAACCGCTTGAAAAAGTGCTCATAGATGAAATCCTTCTCATACCGGATATTTCTTCTGCGATTATATTAGAGTTATAG
- a CDS encoding spore germination protein, with protein MLNIEKCLEENIRNIQNSFHHTSDLKVRNLKVGYKGSAEMAVVYLDGIIDLDLIQEHVVKPLLETFKTVCMKELLIDKIMGRIIESADVKTTTKYKELTDAIVQGSAVLLINEYQQGIIIPSPKWAERSIEATVGERSARGPQIGLTEKMKTNINLIRSSIKTLDFCVDTIELGSISPTSVSILYIEGIVDKGILKKVKKRINSLRIKYVLSERVVEDVLEGKPRSIFPRIRHSERIDGVVSSLFEGRVAVIVDGYPFAIIAPALFVEFLQAPDEYHIPLGRFTSRTMRLFAFLMGVYLPAVYIALANFHKDDLPKKISEAIISKDELLPTFWEIIILIFLIRILVDVSFRLPQTAVILVSLIGTIVIGETAVTAKLIHPVSLIVIGITTLSSFLGANRGLVVVDNTLRIIFLLTANFFGFTGLIIAITLQIIYMVSLKSVGVPYLSPLIPFKMQELKDTLYREDLQKLTNSKHTYTKDNN; from the coding sequence ATGCTTAACATAGAAAAATGCCTTGAAGAAAATATCAGAAATATCCAAAATTCTTTTCACCATACATCCGATCTTAAAGTACGTAATTTAAAGGTGGGTTACAAGGGTTCTGCCGAAATGGCTGTTGTCTATCTAGACGGAATCATTGATTTAGATCTGATTCAGGAACATGTGGTCAAGCCTTTATTGGAAACCTTTAAGACTGTATGTATGAAGGAATTACTCATAGATAAGATAATGGGAAGAATCATTGAATCGGCAGATGTGAAGACCACTACTAAGTATAAAGAGCTGACCGATGCCATTGTACAGGGGAGTGCTGTCTTACTGATAAACGAGTATCAACAAGGGATCATCATCCCATCTCCTAAGTGGGCGGAAAGAAGCATCGAAGCAACAGTAGGAGAACGTAGCGCAAGAGGTCCCCAAATTGGATTAACTGAAAAAATGAAAACAAATATCAATCTGATAAGAAGTTCAATAAAAACTCTCGATTTTTGTGTAGATACAATAGAGTTGGGCTCAATTTCCCCAACATCAGTTTCTATCTTATACATTGAAGGAATTGTGGATAAAGGAATATTAAAAAAAGTTAAAAAGAGAATAAATAGTCTTAGGATAAAGTATGTCCTCAGTGAAAGAGTAGTAGAGGATGTATTAGAGGGAAAGCCAAGGTCTATTTTTCCACGAATAAGGCATTCCGAAAGAATTGACGGAGTGGTCTCTTCCTTATTTGAAGGAAGAGTAGCCGTTATTGTTGATGGATACCCTTTTGCCATCATAGCTCCTGCTCTATTTGTCGAATTTCTTCAGGCACCTGATGAATATCACATTCCATTGGGCAGGTTTACTAGCCGGACAATGAGATTGTTTGCATTTTTGATGGGAGTATATCTGCCTGCTGTTTATATAGCGTTAGCCAATTTTCACAAAGATGATCTGCCAAAAAAGATTTCAGAAGCAATCATTTCTAAGGATGAGCTGTTGCCGACCTTTTGGGAAATTATCATTCTAATATTTTTGATAAGAATACTAGTCGATGTTTCGTTCCGGCTTCCGCAAACGGCAGTAATTTTGGTTTCTTTAATCGGAACAATCGTAATTGGCGAAACAGCCGTTACGGCAAAATTAATCCATCCAGTCAGTCTAATCGTCATTGGGATAACAACTCTCTCAAGTTTCTTAGGGGCAAACAGAGGGCTCGTAGTAGTTGATAACACTCTAAGAATCATATTTTTGCTTACTGCTAATTTTTTTGGATTTACCGGGTTAATTATTGCTATAACCCTGCAAATAATTTATATGGTGAGCCTAAAATCAGTAGGTGTTCCCTATCTTTCACCATTAATTCCATTTAAAATGCAGGAATTGAAGGATACTTTATATAGAGAAGATTTACAGAAACTTACGAACAGCAAACATACCTATACCAAAGATAATAATTAA